One genomic region from Actinomycetes bacterium encodes:
- a CDS encoding ATP-dependent Clp protease proteolytic subunit, whose translation MPDSRGREPGGLGLDEGIYQRLLKERIIFLGSVVEDQMANTIAAQILLLAAEDSERDIFLYINSPGGSVSAGMAIYDTMQYVRNDVATVGMGLAASMGQFLLCAGAPGKRYALPHARIMMHQPSGGIGGTASDIKIQAEQMLYTKKKMAELIAEHTGQNLDAIEADSDRDRWFTADEAKDYGFVDQVVASASDVTGEGGTA comes from the coding sequence TTGCCTGATTCCCGCGGTCGGGAACCAGGTGGTTTGGGGCTTGACGAAGGCATCTATCAGCGACTGCTCAAGGAGCGGATCATTTTCCTCGGCTCGGTTGTTGAGGATCAGATGGCCAACACCATCGCCGCACAGATTCTGCTGTTGGCGGCGGAGGATTCCGAGCGGGACATTTTCTTGTATATCAACTCGCCTGGTGGCTCAGTGTCTGCCGGCATGGCGATCTACGACACTATGCAGTACGTCCGCAACGACGTGGCAACTGTCGGCATGGGGCTCGCTGCCTCCATGGGTCAGTTCCTGCTGTGCGCCGGGGCGCCTGGCAAGCGCTACGCCTTGCCCCATGCGCGGATCATGATGCACCAGCCCTCGGGTGGCATCGGCGGTACTGCGTCGGACATCAAGATTCAGGCGGAGCAGATGCTCTACACCAAGAAAAAGATGGCTGAACTCATCGCTGAGCACACCGGTCAAAATCTCGACGCTATCGAGGCCGACTCTGACCGGGACCGGTGGTTCACCGCCGACGAGGCCAAAGATTACGGATTCGTTGACCAAGTAGTGGCCAGCGCCAGTGACGTCACCGGAGAGGGCGGCACCGCATGA
- the tig gene encoding trigger factor, giving the protein MKSDVEKLSDTRVKLSVEIPFEDLTDALDDAYQRISQQVQIPGFRQGKVPQQIIDQRIGRGAVLEDVVNSAVPEAYEEAIREAEIVPLGQPQVEVTEIEDGEKIAFVAEVDIRPEFELPEYKGLQVEVDPLEVTDENIAEELDNLRSRFGSFNEVDRAAAEGDVLLIDIAGEFEGEQIDDLSAQAMSYEIGKDGVLPGLDDAVTGKSAGDDSEFTFTPEFGEYEGKPLTVKVAVKAVREKVLPPLDDELAMMASEFDTLDELRGGLQEQLQRSLLADRGAAARAKLQEDLLAAFEVSVPEGIVQAEVDSHFEDHEDHPGGDDDNHRAEVEANAREALKMQFLMDGIADEEDLAVGEAELSQWLVMQAPRYGMNPDQLAQALVEAGQVPMAVAEVRRSKAMAFVLQEANIVDTNGEKIDISQLDPRSADEETDDDVAVDADDEVDADAEDEDK; this is encoded by the coding sequence GTGAAAAGCGACGTCGAGAAGTTGTCCGATACCCGCGTCAAATTGTCCGTCGAGATTCCGTTCGAGGATCTCACCGACGCTTTGGACGACGCCTACCAGCGCATTTCCCAGCAGGTGCAGATTCCGGGCTTCCGTCAGGGCAAGGTGCCGCAGCAAATCATTGATCAGCGCATCGGCCGCGGGGCCGTGTTGGAAGACGTCGTCAACAGCGCAGTCCCCGAGGCCTATGAGGAGGCGATCCGCGAGGCGGAAATCGTGCCGTTGGGTCAGCCACAGGTCGAGGTCACCGAGATCGAAGATGGCGAAAAGATCGCGTTCGTCGCTGAGGTCGATATCCGGCCGGAATTCGAACTCCCCGAGTACAAGGGGCTGCAGGTCGAGGTCGATCCGCTGGAGGTCACCGACGAGAACATCGCCGAGGAGTTGGACAACCTGCGCTCGCGGTTCGGATCCTTCAACGAGGTGGATCGGGCCGCCGCAGAAGGCGACGTGCTCCTCATCGACATCGCTGGCGAGTTCGAGGGTGAGCAGATCGACGATCTGTCCGCGCAAGCCATGTCCTACGAAATCGGCAAAGACGGCGTCCTCCCCGGCCTCGACGATGCAGTCACTGGCAAGTCTGCTGGTGACGACTCCGAGTTCACCTTCACCCCCGAGTTCGGGGAGTACGAGGGTAAGCCGCTTACGGTCAAGGTGGCGGTCAAGGCAGTACGTGAGAAGGTGCTTCCGCCGCTGGACGATGAACTAGCCATGATGGCCAGTGAGTTCGACACCCTCGATGAACTGCGTGGCGGCTTGCAGGAGCAACTGCAGCGTTCGTTGCTGGCCGACCGCGGTGCCGCGGCGCGAGCCAAGCTGCAGGAGGACTTGCTAGCAGCCTTCGAGGTGTCGGTGCCGGAGGGAATCGTGCAGGCCGAAGTGGACTCGCACTTCGAGGATCATGAAGACCACCCTGGTGGCGACGATGACAATCACCGCGCTGAAGTTGAGGCCAACGCCCGTGAGGCATTAAAGATGCAGTTCCTGATGGACGGCATCGCTGACGAGGAAGATCTGGCTGTTGGCGAGGCTGAACTGAGCCAATGGCTGGTCATGCAGGCTCCCCGGTATGGCATGAATCCGGATCAGTTGGCGCAGGCGTTGGTTGAGGCAGGGCAGGTGCCCATGGCGGTGGCGGAGGTTCGCCGCAGCAAAGCTATGGCATTCGTACTGCAAGAGGCCAACATCGTTGACACCAACGGCGAAAAGATCGATATCAGCCAGTTGGATCCTAGGTCGGCCGACGAGGAGACCGACGATGACGTGGCTGTTGACGCTGACGACGAAGTTGATGCAGACGCCGAGGACGAGGACAAATAA
- a CDS encoding ATP-dependent Clp protease proteolytic subunit translates to MSTITGRYILPEFRERGSGGIERQHNPYTKLFEERIIFLGVQIDDASADDVMAQLLCLEQMDSDRDISIYINSPGGSYTAMTAIYDTMQFVKPQIQTVCLGQAASAAAVLLAAGTPGKRFALPHARILIHQPYSEGQGQGSDIEIQANEILRMRSEMEGILAHHTGRTAEQVRGDIERDKILTAADAKEYGLVDQVISSRKAEPTGAPS, encoded by the coding sequence ATGAGCACCATAACCGGACGCTACATCCTGCCGGAGTTCCGTGAGCGCGGCTCTGGCGGCATCGAGCGGCAGCACAATCCCTACACCAAACTGTTCGAGGAACGAATCATCTTCCTCGGGGTACAGATTGATGATGCCTCCGCCGACGACGTGATGGCGCAGTTGCTCTGCCTAGAGCAAATGGACAGCGACCGTGATATCTCCATCTACATCAACTCACCCGGTGGCTCCTACACCGCGATGACGGCGATCTACGACACCATGCAGTTCGTCAAGCCACAGATCCAGACCGTGTGTCTGGGCCAAGCGGCTTCCGCGGCTGCCGTCCTCTTAGCGGCCGGAACGCCCGGAAAGCGGTTTGCCTTGCCCCACGCCCGGATCCTGATCCACCAGCCCTATTCCGAGGGTCAGGGGCAGGGCTCCGATATCGAGATTCAGGCGAACGAGATTCTGCGGATGCGTTCCGAGATGGAGGGCATTTTGGCCCACCACACCGGGCGCACTGCGGAACAGGTCCGTGGCGACATCGAGCGGGACAAGATTCTGACCGCGGCCGATGCCAAGGAGTACGGCCTCGTGGACCAGGTGATCAGTTCCCGTAAGGCGGAGCCGACGGGCGCTCCTAGCTAG
- a CDS encoding MFS transporter, with protein MKQELLRIGAFRRIVIARGFSALASWAVILASSYLVLRLTEDPVAVGVLALAKGLPSLLLTSYGGSLADRFDPTRVIAISYAVRAIAIGALAVGFWLGAAGLVAIYLATAVAGCGAALAKASVAALVVAPVPEHLHERAIVVTSLIYSVGAIIGPLFAGSLLAVGGIGTSFLVSALALLVVAGLVLVGIQLDPANQPTPCGPISEAPAQPKLADSADTLQSNWWQNLRAALADPRLRPAFVGVGILAAGALPVLSLAAVIANQYGKSPILLEIILAAAGIGALLCNLVLMRVTINHVHRIPLAAASFVVTAIAIALAATAPTIAVEAVAFAILAASANLLWVMMSSVIQTESPAAARGRMNGIFYTLASAGTSIGALLMAELMNLIGVPSALLAYAAVLLLIGVMAALRRNHLAQPQ; from the coding sequence GTGAAACAGGAGCTGCTCCGCATCGGGGCGTTTCGTCGTATCGTCATCGCCCGCGGCTTCTCTGCCCTGGCGTCTTGGGCTGTAATCCTCGCTAGCAGCTACCTCGTACTACGACTCACCGAAGACCCGGTCGCGGTGGGTGTGTTGGCGCTGGCGAAGGGGCTACCGTCGCTGCTGCTGACCTCCTACGGCGGTTCACTAGCTGATCGCTTCGACCCCACTCGAGTCATCGCGATCTCCTACGCAGTTCGGGCCATCGCGATTGGCGCCTTGGCCGTGGGTTTCTGGCTGGGGGCGGCTGGTCTGGTAGCTATCTACCTAGCTACCGCGGTAGCTGGCTGCGGTGCTGCCCTGGCGAAAGCCAGTGTGGCCGCGCTGGTGGTGGCACCAGTCCCGGAGCATCTCCATGAACGGGCCATCGTGGTGACCAGCCTGATCTACAGTGTGGGCGCCATCATTGGTCCACTGTTCGCGGGAAGCCTGCTGGCTGTCGGCGGGATCGGCACAAGTTTTCTGGTGAGCGCGCTGGCCTTGCTTGTTGTCGCGGGACTGGTACTGGTCGGTATCCAGCTCGACCCGGCCAACCAGCCAACACCCTGCGGCCCAATCAGTGAGGCGCCAGCCCAGCCGAAACTGGCCGACTCCGCAGACACGCTGCAGAGCAACTGGTGGCAGAACCTTCGAGCAGCACTTGCCGATCCGAGATTGCGCCCGGCTTTCGTCGGCGTCGGAATCTTGGCGGCTGGCGCGCTTCCAGTGCTGTCCCTAGCCGCAGTCATCGCCAACCAGTACGGCAAATCCCCGATCCTGTTGGAAATCATCCTCGCTGCCGCTGGCATCGGTGCGCTGCTGTGCAACCTGGTCTTGATGCGAGTCACGATCAACCACGTCCACCGGATTCCGCTGGCTGCTGCCAGTTTCGTGGTTACTGCTATCGCTATCGCGCTAGCTGCCACAGCGCCCACCATTGCCGTCGAAGCGGTGGCGTTTGCGATACTCGCGGCCAGCGCCAACCTGCTGTGGGTGATGATGTCGTCAGTAATCCAAACGGAATCCCCCGCTGCGGCTCGCGGCAGGATGAACGGCATTTTCTACACCCTCGCGTCCGCGGGTACCTCGATCGGTGCCTTGCTGATGGCGGAGTTGATGAATCTGATCGGGGTTCCCAGCGCACTGTTGGCCTACGCGGCGGTGCTGCTGTTGATCGGAGTGATGGCAGCCCTGCGTCGCAACCATCTTGCCCAACCGCAGTAG
- a CDS encoding FAD-binding oxidoreductase, which yields MSALLAPDYTESCLWQQQVTPPATPTGEVPAEVDVVVVGAGYCGLSAADTLAQFGKSVLVLDREPLGWGASSRNCGMVLPELKAGPAELARQYGNVGPLLLQEVEQGFDHIEALVSGADGRGGIDCDYRRSGSLYLAHSPRHVAGLRAEATNRAAAGENVRFLTAAELGQEVGSELFHGGLLRERGGAVHPAKLHAGLAARALASGAVIQDRTAAESIGRRLGRFTVRTTRGMVTATDVILATNGYADRATPELARRVLPIGSYIIATEVLPDDVQRSLAPGNRMMFDTKNFLYYWRLTPDGRLAFGGRRSLDPVEVVVARDFLYDAMLQVHPQLTGTPIEYAWGGNIAATVDRMPHVGRIDGAWYATGCNGSGVATNTWLGHQLGMTVAGAASPPAFAQLQHRALPLKSLSPAYLPLVGRWFARQDHR from the coding sequence GTGTCTGCGCTACTCGCCCCCGATTACACCGAATCGTGTCTGTGGCAACAGCAAGTCACCCCGCCCGCGACCCCCACCGGTGAGGTGCCTGCCGAGGTGGATGTGGTCGTTGTCGGAGCGGGGTATTGCGGCCTGTCCGCCGCAGACACGCTGGCCCAGTTCGGTAAATCCGTTCTGGTGCTGGACCGGGAACCGTTGGGCTGGGGGGCTTCCAGCCGCAACTGCGGCATGGTGTTGCCGGAACTCAAAGCAGGACCAGCCGAGTTGGCGCGTCAGTACGGCAATGTCGGCCCACTGCTCCTTCAGGAGGTCGAACAGGGCTTCGACCACATCGAGGCCCTCGTTAGCGGCGCAGATGGCCGGGGCGGTATCGATTGCGACTACCGCCGTTCCGGCTCGCTGTATCTGGCGCATAGCCCGCGGCACGTCGCCGGCCTGCGCGCGGAAGCGACCAACCGGGCAGCCGCGGGGGAAAATGTCCGGTTCCTCACCGCCGCCGAACTCGGCCAAGAAGTGGGATCAGAGTTATTTCATGGTGGCTTACTGCGGGAGCGTGGCGGCGCGGTGCACCCAGCGAAACTACACGCGGGGCTCGCCGCTCGGGCGCTCGCGAGTGGCGCCGTCATCCAAGATCGCACGGCGGCGGAGTCAATCGGCCGGCGACTGGGTCGATTTACGGTTCGCACTACCCGCGGGATGGTGACCGCGACCGACGTCATTCTGGCCACCAACGGCTACGCGGACCGGGCGACACCAGAGTTGGCTCGTCGAGTGCTGCCCATCGGCTCCTACATCATCGCAACCGAGGTCTTGCCTGACGACGTACAGCGGTCACTAGCCCCGGGCAATCGGATGATGTTCGACACCAAGAACTTTCTGTACTACTGGCGACTGACGCCAGACGGACGGTTAGCTTTCGGTGGCCGCCGCAGTCTCGATCCGGTGGAGGTCGTCGTTGCCCGGGACTTTCTCTACGACGCGATGCTGCAGGTCCACCCGCAACTGACAGGTACCCCGATTGAATACGCCTGGGGTGGCAACATCGCCGCCACCGTGGACCGGATGCCGCACGTCGGGCGCATCGACGGCGCTTGGTACGCCACCGGCTGCAATGGCTCTGGGGTAGCAACGAACACCTGGCTTGGCCACCAGCTCGGCATGACGGTAGCTGGGGCTGCCAGCCCACCCGCTTTTGCCCAGTTACAGCATCGAGCACTACCGCTTAAATCGCTGAGTCCGGCCTACCTGCCGCTGGTCGGTCGCTGGTTTGCTCGGCAAGATCATCGGTAA